In Phreatobacter cathodiphilus, the genomic window GAACTTCAGGGCGTTGTCGTTGTTCTCCGCCACCTCCAGCACCAAGTGGGTGCAGCCGCGCAGGCGGGCGAGATGTTCGAGCTGCTCCAGTACGAAGGTGCCGAGGCCGCGGCCCTGGAACTCCGGGTCCACCGCCAGCTCCTCGACGAAGAGCGGGCGCATGTCGCGGGCGCGGAAATAGCGCTCGTTCATCCAGTTGTCGGTGCCGATGATGGTCAGCGCGCATTCGGCATAGCCGACGATCCGCTCCTTGCCGCCGAGGCGGATGACGAAGAGCAATTGCTCGATGCCCTTCTCGTCGAAGACCTCGAGGAAGCGCTTCTTCGATTTCGGCCGCTGGTACTCCACCGTCGAGCGGTTCACCTCGCGGAACACCGCCTTGATGAACTCCCAGGTGCGGTTGAGGTCGCGCTTGTTGAGATGGCGCACCCGCACTTGCGGTTCGGCGTCGGCAAGGTCGTCGGCGTGGCGGTCCTCGGCGGCCATTGTCGTCCCGGATGGTGTTGCGCTCCGCTCCTCTTAGCCCAGTCGCGCCGGGCCGGCATAGCCCACAGCCTGCCGACCCATTCGCGCCGCGCATGACGCCGCGGCAGCCGGCCCGGCTTGCGGCGGAGGGTGCGGCAATGCCACCGTGCCCGCCGCATTCCAGGACCCGAGGGGAATTCCATGGCCGCCGATCTGTCGCTGATCGAGAAGAGCGCTACCGACATCGTCAAGCTCTTGAAGGCGGGGGAGGTGACGCCGATCGACCTGCTCGACACGCTGGAGAAGCGCATCAAGGCGGTGGACGGCAAGGTCAACGCCCTGCCGACGCTGTGCTTCGACCGCGCCCGCAAGCACGCCCGCGCGCTGATGAAGAAGCCGAAGGAGGGCAGGGGCCTCCTGCAGGGCATGCCCGTGCCGATCAAGGACCTCACCGACGTCGCCGGCGTGCTGTCGACGCAAG contains:
- a CDS encoding GNAT family N-acetyltransferase, translated to MAAEDRHADDLADAEPQVRVRHLNKRDLNRTWEFIKAVFREVNRSTVEYQRPKSKKRFLEVFDEKGIEQLLFVIRLGGKERIVGYAECALTIIGTDNWMNERYFRARDMRPLFVEELAVDPEFQGRGLGTFVLEQLEHLARLRGCTHLVLEVAENNDNALKFYRGRSFTKLDAAIFLAKKVVSDPEILPPRRLKRRDPKARTSAGVVAVTAPSEPKDMPPEG